Proteins encoded together in one Megalops cyprinoides isolate fMegCyp1 chromosome 20, fMegCyp1.pri, whole genome shotgun sequence window:
- the LOC118796085 gene encoding probable G-protein coupled receptor 148, producing the protein MPNVTEEWYDSLRGWRMELFLIPASVLTALTLVADPLLLACILCSRALRQETRYLLLSNVLVADVLFVAVNLAILVCNAHGVRMLRPFCDLVTAASVTAYCGGVLTLTLMVADTYAAVRWPLQYRARLPPARTRQALVLVWLVAAVYPVSLVIAMEVLDDSAPWRPAVCLVLLSLGSIGREAEAGVHVYYAVGAVLCSALILYCYARLYAVTRTSGIWRSRYSRARLTLLAHAVALLLYFGPGLVFTLELHLFSEGSASQDVRVWINAVNMNVLMPLPRACAPFLYGLRYRDIHDTLLLLLRRRRLGQVTVA; encoded by the coding sequence ATGCCCAACGTCACGGAGGAGTGGTATGACAGCCTGCGCGGCTGGCGCATGGAGCTCTTCCTGATCCCGGCCTCTGTCCTCACCGCCCTCACGCTGGTGGCCGACCCCCTGCTGCTGGCCTGCATCCTCTGCTCCCGCGCCCTGCGCCAGGAGACCCGTTACCTGCTGCTGTCCAACGTCCTGGTGGCCGATGTGCTCTTCGTGGCGGTAAACCTGGCCATCCTGGTGTGCAACGCGCACGGCGTCCGCATGCTCCGGCCGTTCTGCGACCTGGTCACCGCCGCCTCCGTCACCGCCTACTGCGGCGGCGTCCTCACGCTCACCCTCATGGTGGCCGACACCTACGCGGCCGTCCGCTGGCCGCTGCAGTACCGCGCCCGCCTCCCGCCGGCCCGGACCCGGCAGGCGCTCGTGCTCGTCTGGCTGGTGGCGGCCGTCTACCCCGTGTCGCTGGTGATCGCCATGGAGGTGCTGGAcgacagcgccccctggaggccAGCCGTGTGCCTGGTGCTGCTCTCGCTGGGCTCCATCGGGAGGGAGGCGGAGGCCGGCGTGCACGTCTACTACGCCGTGGGCGCCGTGCTCTGCTCGGCGCTCATCCTCTACTGCTACGCCCGCCTGTACGCCGTCACGCGGACCTCGGGCATTTGGCGGAGCCGCTACTCGCGGGCCCGGCTGACCCTGCTGGCGCACGCCGTGGCGCTGCTGCTCTACTTCGGCCCGGGCCTGGTCTTCACGCTGGAGCTGCACCTGTTCAGCGAGGGCAGCGCCAGCCAGGACGTGCGCGTCTGGATCAACGCGGTCAACATGAACGTGCTGATGCCGCTGCCGCGGGCCTGCGCGCCCTTCCTGTACGGCCTGCGCTACCGCGACATCCACGAcacgctgctgctgcttctgcgCCGCCGCAGGCTGGGCCAGGTCACAGTGGCGTGA
- the mterf4 gene encoding transcription termination factor 4, mitochondrial, with the protein MAVHASRRLVLQWTFRGTPCRFISGLNVGNLAPHVKQQTVSISRNLCSRHDKHATEHATGPWRVEMLSSLVDLGFTEAQAEQLARGASDGRAGHAATQHLSTLSALVTLGLNPSSVLKVVEKCPELLRVKAAQLQQRVDNLRKLGLVEGSLQRVVSHYPQLLTLPRKRVNMVSRFLREKCLFTGQQVTEILRDTPAIVQEDMTQLEYKFQYAYFRMGIRQPEMLKAGLFRISLEEVRCRHAFLERRGFYQTPDKKGQTRIVNPKLKDFLAVPEDAFLNQVALATREEFEVFRKLMAKEMLEEDEDELESGDEDDEDDEDSEEGYESEGRGSAGYRKRKK; encoded by the exons ATGGCAGTGCATGCCAGTAGGAGGCTA gTTCTTCAATGGACATTCAGAGGAACACCTTGCCGCTTTATCTCTGGGCTCAACGTCGGCAACCTTGCGCCACATGTCAAACAACAGACGGTTTCCATTTCCAGAAACCTCTGTTCGAGACATGACAAGCACGCCACGGAACACGCAACAGGACCCTGGCGGGTGGAGATGCTGAGTTCTCTGGTCGATTTGGGTTTCACCGAGGCACAGGCTGAACAGCTGGCCAGGGGAGCCTCGGACGGTCGAGCGGGCCATGCTGCTACCCAGCATCTCTCCACTCTTTCGGCGTTAGTGACTCTGGGTCTGAACCCGAGCAGCGTCCTGAAGGTCGTGGAAAAGTGCCCGGAGCTTCTTCGGGTGAAGGcagcccagctgcagcagcgaGTGGACAACCTGCGCAAACTAGGACTGGTGGAGG GTAGCCTACAGCGGGTAGTGAGCCACTACCCCCAGCTCCTCACCCTGCCCCGCAAGAGGGTCAACATGGTGTCCCGATTTCTCCGCGAGAAGTGCCTCTTCACAGGCCAGCAGGTCACAGAGATTCTCCGGGACACCCCGGCCATAGTGCAGGAGGACATGACCCAACTGGAGTACAAGTTTCAG TATGCCTATTTCCGGATGGGCATCCGGCAGCCGGAGATGCTGAAGGCCGGCCTCTTCCGCATCTCCCTGGAGGAGGTGCGCTGCCGCCACGCCTTCCTGGAGCGCCGGGGGTTCTACCAGACCCCCGACAAGAAGGGCCAGACGCGCATCGTCAACCCCAAACTCAAGGACTTCCTGGCCGTCCCCGAGGACGCCTTCCTGAACCAAGTGGCCCTGGCGACTCGGGAGGAGTTCGAGGTCTTCCGCAAGCTGATGGCGAAAGAGATgctggaggaggatgaggatgagctGGAGTCCGGCGACgaggatgatgaggatgacGAGGACAGTGAGGAAGGCTATGAGAGCGAGGGCAGAGGGAGCGCGGGATACAGGAAGCGAAAGAAATGA